From the Phyllopteryx taeniolatus isolate TA_2022b chromosome 20, UOR_Ptae_1.2, whole genome shotgun sequence genome, one window contains:
- the LOC133470432 gene encoding adhesion G-protein coupled receptor G4-like isoform X2 has translation MDPKDRKNIRTTRSESAFLQVLWLFYLGASPLTAFGYFLGDTKAVLHGCEDHWTLQQSASVPLLFQMSVCLDVRVLAPGAWVAFSYSSVHDPRPELGLEGDEGALYGWLLGVRHRFPVSLAPARWHRVCLRRDVPGNSFSLELAGRLVAKRTVIARAVTPSGSLWLGCRPRRRAAGAATAGRVEVYMFRVWADLGRHGPCEDGTVIGWNARFWGVTSPRARQTDRDLSCAQTTEFESYLATPPVSMSADIRHQREPPSVTVTPSGHGEKPSLSSPNPSATTSPGAESISDVATSLDVTGSTSTITTAAPTLAPPTVHTPAGHISSSTRTPPARSHKSNHTTTGSLPPSANNALENNVTAVTSLKPFIKDTSPSNRTTTSATSDSNVTTHYKGFTHLTSDTTVSDRTQTLRPSANNTLDNKVTIGSAITPLIKDIAQYSLMTPSSTSDYNVTTHKSFTHLLRNVTTDLLRPFANHTLEYNVTKVSAIRALIEHTSKYNPSTPSLTSLHNGTTHYKTTTNDTTAHNTTTSDLLLPFANSTLEYNVSPVTPDIKDTSPRNLTAPSTTSIHNVTTHKSFTRLPNDAAMYNTTTDRLLTSANNTLEYKVSTITPFSKDTSPYSLSKSSTSLDKVTTHKVMKNDTTVYNITATSTTLTDTKELNVTPLSTVTPLVKDTPRNSLTIPSATSVDDVSTRKVFPNNTTVYNVRAADTSRPADNRTTYLLETTISTITPLIKDTARNSLTTPSATSVDRKSTHKTFTRLVSDATLDNVTASRNESGILPLIKDTSQNNFTPPSAQSVNNVTTHYNTFSPTADRTMQNNETTDTVLVKSTATFTTTTSDDTQLDNVRANHYATAADSYTERDVSTAARNPTGRVSVAARHNATAAEENKHPSWYNATTSGDVTPPNDRTATELASEALDQISSNNRDDTSTASARNHPQHRVDLSTTAGISREPLARASTTVTATTTETRQSQAIGMTSTSSSGTKTNREQQADKLVEETRSASQLNSSQVAQLVAELQKLLDAPGVSQALAEKVVRIVSNLMDADPLALAASADRIIGAVEDLGLKLLVSDTSAVLSSRSLVLAVRKVDGGDFPEMSVDIFNTDDVQMNVAHGSGKSESTVASVYLPSSITEGLSGDEHKQVDRVQFTFYSKPVLFQDNTLSIQTVVSPVLACSVSNVSVSNLSDNIQFTIGNRRPAHSDYEAVCAFWDVARNGGSGGWSSAGCSAVSATSWATTCACNHLTAFAILLDLSRGGINDPRQAQILTFITYIGCGVSAIFLAATLLTYLSFAKLLRDVPAKILVQLCSSLLLLDLAYLLDGWLAQYPARGLCIGAAFFLHYFLLTSFTWAGLEALHMYLSIVRVFTPYLSRYMLKFSLIGWGQHPNCPKCRSPPRRCFSRSCGLPAGVPVVVVVAVISADKDNYGLVTYGRDPDATSGDFCWLRSDAAFYAGVVAYFLLIFASCLLVFGVVMAQLRRIKRQNPHNQSPHRGAAADLRSVAGLLALLGLAWGFALFAWGPLHLPFVYLFTVLNSLQGFFVFVFHCACKENVRRQWRTFLCCGRLRLAENSEWSRTAAREKRKLSVTTLGASARQLASRSSSVGSGSTASVGSVFADSGLSEGSSGDVVLNELYRQTVTF, from the exons ATGGACCCAAAGGATCGGAAAAACATCAG GACTACGAGGAGTGAGAGCGCTTTCCTCCAAGTCCTCTGGCTTTTCTATTTGGGAGCTTCTCCACTCACAG CATTTGGTTACTTCCTGGGGGACACCAAGGCGGTCCTGCATGGGTGTGAGGACCACTGGACCCTGCAGCAGAGCGCCTCCGTGCCCTTGCTATTCCAGATGAGCGTGTGCCTGGACGTGCGAGTGCTTGCGCCCGGGGCCTGGGTGGCCTTCTCCTACAGCTCGGTCCACGACCCTAGGCCCGAGCTGGGCCTGGAGGGGGACGAGGGGGCGCTGTACGGGTGGCTGCTGGGGGTCCGGCACCGCTTCCCCGTCAGTCTGGCGCCGGCTCGGTGGCACAGGGTGTGCCTGAGGAGAGACGTGCCCGGAAACTCCTTCAGCCTGGAG CTGGCCGGACGGCTGGTGGCCAAGCGGACGGTGATCGCCCGGGCCGTGACGCCCTCGGGCTCGCTGTGGCTGGGGTGCCGGCCTCGGCGGCGAGCGGCCGGCGCGGCCACGGCGGGCCGGGTGGAGGTGTACATGTTCCGCGTGTGGGCCGACCTGGGCCGCCACGGCCCCTGCGAGGACGGCACCGTGATCGGCTGGAACGCTCGCTTCTGGGGCGTGACCAGCCCCAGGGCTCGGCAGACGGACCGCGACCTCTCGTGTG ctcaAACAACTGAATTTGAAAGCTATTTAGCCACTCCACCTG TTTCGATGTCTGCCGACATCCGCCATCAACGTGAGCCTCCGTCAGTCACAGTGACACCTAGTGGCCACGGGGAAAAACCTTCACTCAGCTCGCCAAATCCATCGGCGACGACATCTCCCGGTGCCGAATCGATAAGCGACGTGGCGACGTCATTGGACGTCACTGGCTCCACCTCCACCATCACCACCGCCGCTCCGACTTTAGCCCCGCCCACTGTCCACACCCCGGCCGGTCACATCTCAAGTAGCACGCGGACACCTCCCGCAAGGTCACACAAATCCAATCACACAACAACTGGCTCGTTACCACCATCTGCTAACAATGCACTTGAGAACAATGTGACTGCAGTAACTTCACTGAAACCCTTCATCAAAGACACGTCACCATCCAACCGAACTACAACATCCGCTACATCTGACTCCAACGTAACGACACACTACAAAGGATTTACACATCTTACAAGTGACACAACAGTGTCCGACAGAACTCAAACATTACGACCGTCTGCTAACAACACCCTTGACAACAAAGTTACTATAGGAAGTGCGATAACTCCCCTCATCAAAGACATTGCACAGTACAGCCTAATGACGCCGTCCTCCACATCTGACTACAATGTAACGACACACAAATCTTTTACACATCTCTTACGCAACGTCACAACTGACCTGTTACGACCATTTGCTAACCACACACTGGAGTACAATGTAACTAAAGTGAGCGCAATAAGAGCCCTCATTGAACACACGTCAAAATACAACCCAAGTACACCTTCCCTGACATCACTCCACAATGGAACTACACACTACAAAACAACCACAAATGACACAACAGcgcacaacacaacaacatctGACTTGCTACTACCATTTGCTAACAGCACACTTGAGTACAATGTAAGCCCAGTAACGCCGGACATCAAAGACACGTCACCGCGCAACCTGACTGCACCTTCCACGACATCAATCCACAATGTAACTACACACAAATCTTTTACACGTCTTCCAAATGACGCAGCAATGTACAATACGACAACTGACAGATTATTAACATCTGCCAACAACACACTTGAGTACAAAGTAAGTACAATAACACCCTTCAGCAAAGACACATCACCATACAGCCTAAGTAAGTCCTCCACATCACTCGACAAAGTAACTACACACAAAGTGATGAAAAACGACACAACAGTGTACAACATCACAGCAACCAGCACAACACTCACTGACACAAAAGAACTCAATGTGACTCCACTAAGTACAGTAACACCCCTCGTCAAAGACACGCCACGAAACAGCCTAACGATACCTTCGGCTACATCCGTTGACGATGTTTCTACACGCAAAGTATTTCCAAATAACACAACAGTGTACAACGTTAGAGCAGCCGACACATCAAGACCCGCTGACAATCGCACAACGTACCTCCTTGAAACTACAATAAGTACGATAACACCCCTCATCAAAGACACGGCACGAAACAGCCTAACGACACCTTCGGCTACATCCGTTGACAGGAAAAgtacacacaaaacatttacacGTCTTGTAAGTGACGCAACTTTAGACAACGTCACGGCGTCGCGCAATGAAAGTGGGATATTACCTCTCATCAAAGACACGTCACAAAACAATTTCACTCCACCGTCCGCTCAATCAGTCAACAATGTAACGACACACTACAACACGTTTTCACCCACGGCCGATCGCACGATGCAGAACAATGAAACTACAGACACCGTCCTCGTAAAAAGCACGGCGACATTTACGACAACAACTTCCGATGACACGCAACTAGACAACGTACGCGCCAACCATTACGCCACCGCCGCCGACAGCTACACCGAGCGTGACGTCTCCACAGCTGCACGAAACCCAACGGGGCGCGTAAGCGTCGCCGCGCGTCACAACGCGACCGCTGCCGAGGAAAACAAACATCCCAGTTGGTACAACGCGACGACATCCGGCGACGTAACACCACCGAACGACCGCACCGCCACTGAACTCGCAAGTGAAGCGCTTGACCAGATATCATCCAACAATCGCGACGACACGTCCACGGCATCTGCACGCAATCATCCCCAACACCGGGTGGATTTAAGTACAACAGCTGGAATCTCCCGCGAACCTTTAGCTCGAGCTTCTACCACCGTGACCGCAACTACAACGGAGACGCGTCAAAGTCAAG CAATCGGAATGACTTCCACGTCGTCTTCGGGCACGAAGACGAATCGGGAGCAGCAAGCGGACAAACTTGTGGAAGAAACCCGAAGTGCATCTCAGCTCAACTCCTCACAG GTGGCGCAGCTGGTGGCTGAGCTGCAGAAGCTTCTGGACGCTCCCGGCGTGTCTCAAGCGTTGGCCGAGAAAGTCGTCCGCATCGTCAGCAACCTGATGGACGCCGATCCCCTCGCCCTCGCCGCGTCCGCCGACAG GATCATCGGCGCCGTGGAGGACTTGGGCCTCAAGCTGCTCGTAAGCGACACCTCTGCGGTCCTCTCGTCCCGCTCGCTGGTTCTGGCCGTGCGCAAAGTGGACGGAGGCGACTTTCCAGAGATGTCGGTCGACATCTTCAACACCGACGATGTTCAG ATGAACGTTGCGCACGGGTCCGGGAAGTCCGAGTCCACCGTGGCTTCCGTGTACCTGCCGTCCTCCATCACAGAGGGCTTGAGCGGGGATGAGCACAAGCAGGTCGACAGGGTCCAGTTCACCTTCTACAGCAAACCCGTCCTCTTCCAG GACAACACGTTGAGCATTCAGACGGTGGTGAGTCCGGTGCTGGCGTGCAGCGTCAGCAACGTGTCCGTCAGCAACCTGAGCGACAACATTCAGTTCACCATCGGAAACCGCCGCCCCGCACAC AGTGACTACGAGGCTGTTTGCGCCTTTTGGGACGTCGCCAGGAACG GCGGCTCAGGTGGCTGGAGTTCGGCCGGCTGCTCCGCGGTGAGCGCCACGTCGTGGGCCACGACGTGCGCCTGCAACCATCTCACCGCCTTCGCGATACTGCTG GATCTGTCCAGAGGCGGGATAAATGACCCGCGCCAGGCCCAAATTCTCACCTTCATCACTTACATCGGCTGCGGCGTTTCGGCAATATTTCTGGCTGCCACCTTGTTGACGTACCTTTCATTTGC GAAGTTGCTGCGTGACGTTCCGGCCAAGATCCTGGTGCAGCTGTGCTCGTCCCTGCTGCTCCTCGACCTGGCGTACCTGCTGGACGGCTGGCTGGCGCAGTACCCGGCCCGCGGGCTTTGCATCGGCGCCGCCTTCTTCCTGCACTACTTCCTGCTCACCTCCTTCACGTGGGCGGGGCTGGAGGCCCTGCACATGTACCTGAGCATCGTGCGGGTCTTCACGCCGTACCTCAGCAGATACATGCTCAAGTTCTCGCTCATTGGCTGGGGTCAGCACccgaattgtccaaaatgtcgcAGTCCTCCTCGAAGATGTTTTTCACGGTCGTGTGGATTGCCGGCAGGGGTTCCGGTCGTGGTCGTGGTCGCGGTGATCTCGGCGGACAAAGACAATTACGGTCTGGTCACGTATGGACGCGACCCGGATGCCACCTCAGGTGACTT ctGCTGGCTGCGCAGCGACGCGGCCTTCTACGCCGGCGTGGTGGCCTACTTCCTGCTGATCTTCGCCTCGTGCCTGCTGGTCTTCGGCGTGGTCATGGCGCAGCTGCGGCGCATCAAGCGGCAGAACCCGCACAACCAGTCGCCGCATCGGGGCGCGGCGGCCGACCTGCGCAGCGTGGCCGGCCTGCTGGCGCTGCTCGGCCTGGCTTGGGGCTTTGCGTTGTTTGCCTGGGGGCCGCTCCACTTGCCCTTTGTCTACCTCTTCACCGTTTTGAACTCTCTGCAAG GtttctttgtctttgtgttcCACTGCGCCTGCAAGGAAAACGTCCGCAGGCAGTGGAGAACTTTCCTGTGCTGCGGgcgtctgcgattggctgaaaaCTCAG AATGGAGTCGGACGGCCGCTCGGGAGAAGAGGAAGTTGTCGGTGACCACGTTGGGCGCGTCGGCTCGCCAGCTGGCCTCTCGGAGCTCCTCCGTGGGCAGCGGCAGCACCGCCAGTGTTG GTTCGGTGTTCGCAGACAGCGGCCTGTCCGAGGGCTCGAGCGGTGACGTGGTCCTCAACGAGCTCTACAGACAGACGGTCACCTTTTGA
- the LOC133470432 gene encoding adhesion G-protein coupled receptor G4-like isoform X3: MNTFTNHLWTTRSESAFLQVLWLFYLGASPLTAFGYFLGDTKAVLHGCEDHWTLQQSASVPLLFQMSVCLDVRVLAPGAWVAFSYSSVHDPRPELGLEGDEGALYGWLLGVRHRFPVSLAPARWHRVCLRRDVPGNSFSLELAGRLVAKRTVIARAVTPSGSLWLGCRPRRRAAGAATAGRVEVYMFRVWADLGRHGPCEDGTVIGWNARFWGVTSPRARQTDRDLSCAQTTEFESYLATPPVSMSADIRHQREPPSVTVTPSGHGEKPSLSSPNPSATTSPGAESISDVATSLDVTGSTSTITTAAPTLAPPTVHTPAGHISSSTRTPPARSHKSNHTTTGSLPPSANNALENNVTAVTSLKPFIKDTSPSNRTTTSATSDSNVTTHYKGFTHLTSDTTVSDRTQTLRPSANNTLDNKVTIGSAITPLIKDIAQYSLMTPSSTSDYNVTTHKSFTHLLRNVTTDLLRPFANHTLEYNVTKVSAIRALIEHTSKYNPSTPSLTSLHNGTTHYKTTTNDTTAHNTTTSDLLLPFANSTLEYNVSPVTPDIKDTSPRNLTAPSTTSIHNVTTHKSFTRLPNDAAMYNTTTDRLLTSANNTLEYKVSTITPFSKDTSPYSLSKSSTSLDKVTTHKVMKNDTTVYNITATSTTLTDTKELNVTPLSTVTPLVKDTPRNSLTIPSATSVDDVSTRKVFPNNTTVYNVRAADTSRPADNRTTYLLETTISTITPLIKDTARNSLTTPSATSVDRKSTHKTFTRLVSDATLDNVTASRNESGILPLIKDTSQNNFTPPSAQSVNNVTTHYNTFSPTADRTMQNNETTDTVLVKSTATFTTTTSDDTQLDNVRANHYATAADSYTERDVSTAARNPTGRVSVAARHNATAAEENKHPSWYNATTSGDVTPPNDRTATELASEALDQISSNNRDDTSTASARNHPQHRVDLSTTAGISREPLARASTTVTATTTETRQSQAIGMTSTSSSGTKTNREQQADKLVEETRSASQLNSSQVAQLVAELQKLLDAPGVSQALAEKVVRIVSNLMDADPLALAASADRIIGAVEDLGLKLLVSDTSAVLSSRSLVLAVRKVDGGDFPEMSVDIFNTDDVQMNVAHGSGKSESTVASVYLPSSITEGLSGDEHKQVDRVQFTFYSKPVLFQDNTLSIQTVVSPVLACSVSNVSVSNLSDNIQFTIGNRRPAHSDYEAVCAFWDVARNGGSGGWSSAGCSAVSATSWATTCACNHLTAFAILLDLSRGGINDPRQAQILTFITYIGCGVSAIFLAATLLTYLSFAKLLRDVPAKILVQLCSSLLLLDLAYLLDGWLAQYPARGLCIGAAFFLHYFLLTSFTWAGLEALHMYLSIVRVFTPYLSRYMLKFSLIGWGQHPNCPKCRSPPRRCFSRSCGLPAGVPVVVVVAVISADKDNYGLVTYGRDPDATSGDFCWLRSDAAFYAGVVAYFLLIFASCLLVFGVVMAQLRRIKRQNPHNQSPHRGAAADLRSVAGLLALLGLAWGFALFAWGPLHLPFVYLFTVLNSLQGFFVFVFHCACKENVRRQWRTFLCCGRLRLAENSEWSRTAAREKRKLSVTTLGASARQLASRSSSVGSGSTASVGSVFADSGLSEGSSGDVVLNELYRQTVTF, from the exons atgaatacatttactaatcatctctg GACTACGAGGAGTGAGAGCGCTTTCCTCCAAGTCCTCTGGCTTTTCTATTTGGGAGCTTCTCCACTCACAG CATTTGGTTACTTCCTGGGGGACACCAAGGCGGTCCTGCATGGGTGTGAGGACCACTGGACCCTGCAGCAGAGCGCCTCCGTGCCCTTGCTATTCCAGATGAGCGTGTGCCTGGACGTGCGAGTGCTTGCGCCCGGGGCCTGGGTGGCCTTCTCCTACAGCTCGGTCCACGACCCTAGGCCCGAGCTGGGCCTGGAGGGGGACGAGGGGGCGCTGTACGGGTGGCTGCTGGGGGTCCGGCACCGCTTCCCCGTCAGTCTGGCGCCGGCTCGGTGGCACAGGGTGTGCCTGAGGAGAGACGTGCCCGGAAACTCCTTCAGCCTGGAG CTGGCCGGACGGCTGGTGGCCAAGCGGACGGTGATCGCCCGGGCCGTGACGCCCTCGGGCTCGCTGTGGCTGGGGTGCCGGCCTCGGCGGCGAGCGGCCGGCGCGGCCACGGCGGGCCGGGTGGAGGTGTACATGTTCCGCGTGTGGGCCGACCTGGGCCGCCACGGCCCCTGCGAGGACGGCACCGTGATCGGCTGGAACGCTCGCTTCTGGGGCGTGACCAGCCCCAGGGCTCGGCAGACGGACCGCGACCTCTCGTGTG ctcaAACAACTGAATTTGAAAGCTATTTAGCCACTCCACCTG TTTCGATGTCTGCCGACATCCGCCATCAACGTGAGCCTCCGTCAGTCACAGTGACACCTAGTGGCCACGGGGAAAAACCTTCACTCAGCTCGCCAAATCCATCGGCGACGACATCTCCCGGTGCCGAATCGATAAGCGACGTGGCGACGTCATTGGACGTCACTGGCTCCACCTCCACCATCACCACCGCCGCTCCGACTTTAGCCCCGCCCACTGTCCACACCCCGGCCGGTCACATCTCAAGTAGCACGCGGACACCTCCCGCAAGGTCACACAAATCCAATCACACAACAACTGGCTCGTTACCACCATCTGCTAACAATGCACTTGAGAACAATGTGACTGCAGTAACTTCACTGAAACCCTTCATCAAAGACACGTCACCATCCAACCGAACTACAACATCCGCTACATCTGACTCCAACGTAACGACACACTACAAAGGATTTACACATCTTACAAGTGACACAACAGTGTCCGACAGAACTCAAACATTACGACCGTCTGCTAACAACACCCTTGACAACAAAGTTACTATAGGAAGTGCGATAACTCCCCTCATCAAAGACATTGCACAGTACAGCCTAATGACGCCGTCCTCCACATCTGACTACAATGTAACGACACACAAATCTTTTACACATCTCTTACGCAACGTCACAACTGACCTGTTACGACCATTTGCTAACCACACACTGGAGTACAATGTAACTAAAGTGAGCGCAATAAGAGCCCTCATTGAACACACGTCAAAATACAACCCAAGTACACCTTCCCTGACATCACTCCACAATGGAACTACACACTACAAAACAACCACAAATGACACAACAGcgcacaacacaacaacatctGACTTGCTACTACCATTTGCTAACAGCACACTTGAGTACAATGTAAGCCCAGTAACGCCGGACATCAAAGACACGTCACCGCGCAACCTGACTGCACCTTCCACGACATCAATCCACAATGTAACTACACACAAATCTTTTACACGTCTTCCAAATGACGCAGCAATGTACAATACGACAACTGACAGATTATTAACATCTGCCAACAACACACTTGAGTACAAAGTAAGTACAATAACACCCTTCAGCAAAGACACATCACCATACAGCCTAAGTAAGTCCTCCACATCACTCGACAAAGTAACTACACACAAAGTGATGAAAAACGACACAACAGTGTACAACATCACAGCAACCAGCACAACACTCACTGACACAAAAGAACTCAATGTGACTCCACTAAGTACAGTAACACCCCTCGTCAAAGACACGCCACGAAACAGCCTAACGATACCTTCGGCTACATCCGTTGACGATGTTTCTACACGCAAAGTATTTCCAAATAACACAACAGTGTACAACGTTAGAGCAGCCGACACATCAAGACCCGCTGACAATCGCACAACGTACCTCCTTGAAACTACAATAAGTACGATAACACCCCTCATCAAAGACACGGCACGAAACAGCCTAACGACACCTTCGGCTACATCCGTTGACAGGAAAAgtacacacaaaacatttacacGTCTTGTAAGTGACGCAACTTTAGACAACGTCACGGCGTCGCGCAATGAAAGTGGGATATTACCTCTCATCAAAGACACGTCACAAAACAATTTCACTCCACCGTCCGCTCAATCAGTCAACAATGTAACGACACACTACAACACGTTTTCACCCACGGCCGATCGCACGATGCAGAACAATGAAACTACAGACACCGTCCTCGTAAAAAGCACGGCGACATTTACGACAACAACTTCCGATGACACGCAACTAGACAACGTACGCGCCAACCATTACGCCACCGCCGCCGACAGCTACACCGAGCGTGACGTCTCCACAGCTGCACGAAACCCAACGGGGCGCGTAAGCGTCGCCGCGCGTCACAACGCGACCGCTGCCGAGGAAAACAAACATCCCAGTTGGTACAACGCGACGACATCCGGCGACGTAACACCACCGAACGACCGCACCGCCACTGAACTCGCAAGTGAAGCGCTTGACCAGATATCATCCAACAATCGCGACGACACGTCCACGGCATCTGCACGCAATCATCCCCAACACCGGGTGGATTTAAGTACAACAGCTGGAATCTCCCGCGAACCTTTAGCTCGAGCTTCTACCACCGTGACCGCAACTACAACGGAGACGCGTCAAAGTCAAG CAATCGGAATGACTTCCACGTCGTCTTCGGGCACGAAGACGAATCGGGAGCAGCAAGCGGACAAACTTGTGGAAGAAACCCGAAGTGCATCTCAGCTCAACTCCTCACAG GTGGCGCAGCTGGTGGCTGAGCTGCAGAAGCTTCTGGACGCTCCCGGCGTGTCTCAAGCGTTGGCCGAGAAAGTCGTCCGCATCGTCAGCAACCTGATGGACGCCGATCCCCTCGCCCTCGCCGCGTCCGCCGACAG GATCATCGGCGCCGTGGAGGACTTGGGCCTCAAGCTGCTCGTAAGCGACACCTCTGCGGTCCTCTCGTCCCGCTCGCTGGTTCTGGCCGTGCGCAAAGTGGACGGAGGCGACTTTCCAGAGATGTCGGTCGACATCTTCAACACCGACGATGTTCAG ATGAACGTTGCGCACGGGTCCGGGAAGTCCGAGTCCACCGTGGCTTCCGTGTACCTGCCGTCCTCCATCACAGAGGGCTTGAGCGGGGATGAGCACAAGCAGGTCGACAGGGTCCAGTTCACCTTCTACAGCAAACCCGTCCTCTTCCAG GACAACACGTTGAGCATTCAGACGGTGGTGAGTCCGGTGCTGGCGTGCAGCGTCAGCAACGTGTCCGTCAGCAACCTGAGCGACAACATTCAGTTCACCATCGGAAACCGCCGCCCCGCACAC AGTGACTACGAGGCTGTTTGCGCCTTTTGGGACGTCGCCAGGAACG GCGGCTCAGGTGGCTGGAGTTCGGCCGGCTGCTCCGCGGTGAGCGCCACGTCGTGGGCCACGACGTGCGCCTGCAACCATCTCACCGCCTTCGCGATACTGCTG GATCTGTCCAGAGGCGGGATAAATGACCCGCGCCAGGCCCAAATTCTCACCTTCATCACTTACATCGGCTGCGGCGTTTCGGCAATATTTCTGGCTGCCACCTTGTTGACGTACCTTTCATTTGC GAAGTTGCTGCGTGACGTTCCGGCCAAGATCCTGGTGCAGCTGTGCTCGTCCCTGCTGCTCCTCGACCTGGCGTACCTGCTGGACGGCTGGCTGGCGCAGTACCCGGCCCGCGGGCTTTGCATCGGCGCCGCCTTCTTCCTGCACTACTTCCTGCTCACCTCCTTCACGTGGGCGGGGCTGGAGGCCCTGCACATGTACCTGAGCATCGTGCGGGTCTTCACGCCGTACCTCAGCAGATACATGCTCAAGTTCTCGCTCATTGGCTGGGGTCAGCACccgaattgtccaaaatgtcgcAGTCCTCCTCGAAGATGTTTTTCACGGTCGTGTGGATTGCCGGCAGGGGTTCCGGTCGTGGTCGTGGTCGCGGTGATCTCGGCGGACAAAGACAATTACGGTCTGGTCACGTATGGACGCGACCCGGATGCCACCTCAGGTGACTT ctGCTGGCTGCGCAGCGACGCGGCCTTCTACGCCGGCGTGGTGGCCTACTTCCTGCTGATCTTCGCCTCGTGCCTGCTGGTCTTCGGCGTGGTCATGGCGCAGCTGCGGCGCATCAAGCGGCAGAACCCGCACAACCAGTCGCCGCATCGGGGCGCGGCGGCCGACCTGCGCAGCGTGGCCGGCCTGCTGGCGCTGCTCGGCCTGGCTTGGGGCTTTGCGTTGTTTGCCTGGGGGCCGCTCCACTTGCCCTTTGTCTACCTCTTCACCGTTTTGAACTCTCTGCAAG GtttctttgtctttgtgttcCACTGCGCCTGCAAGGAAAACGTCCGCAGGCAGTGGAGAACTTTCCTGTGCTGCGGgcgtctgcgattggctgaaaaCTCAG AATGGAGTCGGACGGCCGCTCGGGAGAAGAGGAAGTTGTCGGTGACCACGTTGGGCGCGTCGGCTCGCCAGCTGGCCTCTCGGAGCTCCTCCGTGGGCAGCGGCAGCACCGCCAGTGTTG GTTCGGTGTTCGCAGACAGCGGCCTGTCCGAGGGCTCGAGCGGTGACGTGGTCCTCAACGAGCTCTACAGACAGACGGTCACCTTTTGA